The nucleotide window CTTTATTAGATCTAAAGACCAACTAGCcgacattctcacaaaagcaGTTTCATCACAGGTCTTCAATAGCACAttatgcaagttaggcatcggtgatcccacgacctaacttgagggggagtattgGAAAGCAGTTCACCAATTATACAGTTACATCATAATAAGCAGTTAATATTAGGCAGTTATCATAGCAGTTAATATTAGGTAGTTATCATAGCAGTTAATATTAGGCAGTTATCATATTAGGCAGTTATTCTTAAGTAAGTTACTATTATCAAATAGATGCTcatgtatatatgtaatatgATTAGAggaaatgaatgatgaataagaACGAGAATCTTTCAAAACAAAAGTCCAGAAATCATCAAATCTTCAGTATAATAGCTTGCATTCTTTCTTCTCAGACTTCTGTACAAAAATGGCAGTATTTCTATGATAGTTTACTCAATAGTGTAACAAATCCTGTTACATTTATCATGTCTGCAGTACGCCGAACTTTAGATACCCTTGCATATCAAGGCCCGGTTTTGTATTACTCTTCTTTGTTCCCCAAGGATTACAGCTTTAGAAGGGTAGAATTGCTACAACTCTGGGAGGTTCAAGGATTTCTTAACATTTTACCATCAAAACATCTGTTTGATGCATATTTTACTAATGCTCTTTCCGATGGACATTTCGTTGTAGAAAATAATCAGAAAAAAAGAGATAAAACTGGTGTAGTATGCTACAAAGTACATGGTTTAATACATCATATGGTGGTGAATCTGTTAAgagatgactattgtttgctGGATAAGCCCGCAAACGAGGTTGTTGGTAATCGAGTTCAACATGTGAGCTTTATGGTTGATGCTTCTTGGGAAGCTCCATCCTGGCTTCAAGGTGCAAACCAATTGAAGACTCTCCTTTTTCTGCCTCGTAGATCACACGGGTCTATCTCTATTCCAAACTTTAATGTAATATTGGCAAATATGAAGGCATTACAAGTTTTGGATTTAGCCGTTGTGGATTGTAGAAACTGTCACGATTCATTAAGGGAGATGAAGCAATTGAGATACCTCAGACTGGGAAAGTCCTTTGATTCGTTACCAGCGTGCATCACAAATCTAAAATTCTTGAGGACTTTGGATCTTACGCACACTTCTATTCGAGTATAACCAGAGGCTTTCATCAATTGGGTTGTCTAAGGCATCTCTATACAGGATGTAGATTGATTGATTTGCCACCGAAGTTTGAAGTGCTTAAAGAGCTACAAACCTTGGATGAATTCATAGTAGGAAAAAATAATGGGTTATATGAACTCAAGAATCTGACTATCCTTGCAGGAAAGTTAAAGATTCGTTATCAAAATGGTCGTAAACTAAAGTTCTGTATATCAGATATCATTGCAAATAGGAAATTACATGGTCTGTCATTAGTATGGTTGTCTTCAACTGAAGTCGAGCATAGTAATGTTCATGGTAAGAAATCAGAAGCTGTGCAGTTTGAATTCTTGCAACCGCCTTCAACTCTAGAAAGCTTAAAAATTCAGGGTTGGAAGGGGGTGAAGTTTCCACCATGGCCAACGGATAAATTTTCCATCATACTCAATAAACTTGTATCAATAAATATAGTCGACTGCAACAACTGCCAACATCTGCCTGACTTCAGTACACTTTAGTCTCGAGTCCCTCCAGCTTTGGGGACTCAATACTCTGGAGTGGGTGGAGCATTGTGATAGTTTTGGCAATGCATTAAATCCTGAACCATATTACTTCCCATTCTTAAAAGTATCTAATGTTGGCTAATTTGTCGCGACTAAAGGGGTGGTGGAAGGCAGCTGATTACGAGCAACAAGGAAAACATGATGTTCAACATTACCAACTCAAGCGCATTTCAGAACTCAGGATTACTGATTGCCTTAAATTGATGCCAATGCCTCAGGTTCCAAGCCTTGAGAAATTGGAAGTAGTTAACATCCATGTGAAGCTGCTAAACAAACTCATGAATTCCCAGCAACTGAAGGGACTCCAAATTAATTCAGTTGACGAGCTAGAGTCCTTCGAAATCGCTATATCTTCCTTGCAAGTTCTGTGTATCAGAAGATGCACACAATTGAAAAATGTGGTTGCTAAATCTTGCAACACTCTCAAACAACTTAAAATTCAAGCATGCCCCAGATTGAAAGATATATTGCAGACATTGAACAATCTATCCTCCCTCGAGGAGCTAGAAATCGAGAGTTGTGAGGCATTGGATTGGGTAGACCTGAAGGATGACATCGAGGATAGTAGAGCTGCTTGGGACGGCCTCAAAAATCTCCGATCATTGACATTGTAGAACTTGTCAAAGTCTGAACCCTTGCCAAGAGGTCTTAGTCATCTAACAGCTCTTAAGGAGCTTAGTATCAGTTGGCTTTACAACTTGACTGTGCTGCCACAATGGATTGGACATCTCACTCAACTGAATCTGCTTGCCATTCATTATTGTCCGAAACTGAAAGAAATTGCTGATTTTTTTGACCAAACacaagtagacattaaagactGCCCAAATTTACACAGACGTAATCATGGGCGGACGAACCATTTGGCTTTCGATGCCTCTACTAAAAGGCACTGAGTTctaaaaaatgtaatttttgatagttttatgataattttgtgGAATTATTTGTAAATTGGCCTTGAAATTTAAGACTTTTAGAAATTATAGccgtaaagtttttttttttgtcagtTATTGCTAGTATAAATTAGAAACCGTAAACAATTTAGTAAAGTTGCCGGATTCCGATGACTTTGACTTGAGATGACatgtttttgacttgtatttTACCTTTCAGTTTACATAAGTGACCtttgacttttttatatttttttatatttatagtgTAGTCAAGTTTCCCCGATTCTGATGGCTAGTAATAAAACTTAGTATATGCGAGGTAACAATATTAAACATGTTACATAATGAAAGCTGTATTAGAGAAACAAACTTCACAGAAATGTTTCTTGATCTGGTATGATAAATCAACAAAATTATGTTACATGACTAACTATCTAATAACTGTATCGATAGAACTGATACATATTTTCTTacataatatctatatataaaagTTCACTTAAGAAGAAATTTTGGAATGTGCTCAACAACGGGCCAATCTTCGACATCCGGTTGCTGACATCTTCTCTTAAGTACAATACATTCTCTTATCTCGAATCGTCGCAAAGTCTTGAAATTATGAAATGATTGTGGAAGCTGTTTCAATTTGGGACAATACTAAATCACCATATTTTGTAACGAAGAAAGCTGACCAAGTGATTCGGGAAGATTCACCAAGTTTAGAAAATGTCGAATGGCAAGGCATTGAAGCTGTGTTAGCTGCCCAATTGACTCGGGAAGAACCCTCAACTTATAATCCCAATTGAGAGACAGCTTCTGAAGTGTTGCGAAACAGTTGAGGCCACTTAGCAGGAATTCCCATTTAAAGATGTTGGTCAGTTCTAACAAACAAAGACTCTCAAGATCTTTCCAAACAACCCCTAAATTACCTCTGATCTCTTCATCAACGTCATCTGTCAATGCCTTACAATCCAACTCTTGACAATTCTCgattttaagttcttcaagGATAGAGAAATTACGCAATACATGCAATATGTCTTTCAATCTGTTGCAATCCTGAATTTCTATGCATCTGAGAAGTGTTGTAGATTCAGAAACCACATTGATCAACTCTTTACACTTTTTAATTGTTAACGCTTGTAAGGAAGGCATAGTGATTGAAAGTGACTCTAATTCATGAACTGAGTTGATGTGCAGCTCCTTCAGGGTGGAAGGTACTTCTGATTCCTGGCCATTTAGAAGTTTTATAAGTAGTTTCGCGTGAGTGTTACTCGCTCTCAGAGTCTCAACTCTTCGAACTAAAGGTAATGACATCAAGTGAGGGCAACCAGTTATCCTTAGTTCTGAAAGCGATTTGAAAACCTTCTGGGAGACATcttgtttgttaaaattttccCATCCTTTAGTTGGGGCAAATTAACCAACTCGAGAAACTGAAGGGATGGGAAGAATGCTTTCACAGAAGAAGCATCAATAATATTGTCATCACAATTCTCTATCCATTCCAAGGCATCGAGACCACAAAGCTGAAGATACTCAAGATTTGGAATAGTACTAAAGGGTGGCAAATACTGGCAGCTACTGCAGTCTTTTACATGCAGTGATACAAGGTTACTAAGCAACGATGAGAATCGGTTCATGGCCCATCCCGGAAAACTCACCTTGTTATAACCTTGAACTACCAAGTTCTTGACAGTAGGAGGTGGTTGCAAGAACTCATACTCCAAAGCTTCGTTCTTTTGGTCAATTTTACCAAATGGTTTTGAATTTGAAGATGACCACACTAATGACAACCCATTTAGCTCCAAGTTTGCTAAAAGTTTTTCATTTTCAGAAACTGCTTTCCTATTTGATACTGGATCTTCAGTTTTTCACTTAGTTGGAACAAATTGACCATTATGATTAACTCATTGTTTTTTCCTACAATAAAAACATCCAAGTTTTGCAGATTTGTAAATTCCTTAAACCTAGGAGGTAGATCGATTAATCTATCTCCGACATACAATTGCCTTAACGAAAACCTCGACCATTCATGAAAGCAATCTGGTAGCTGTTGAACCCCAGAGTGGCGTAGGTCTAAAGTGTGCAAGTACTTTATATATGTGATGCATTCAGGCAAAAATTCAGAGGAAGCACCAAGTCTGAGGTACCTTAAGTTCGTTAACTTTCCTATAGAATTTAAACAGCTTCTACAATTAACAATGGCTAGATCTAAAGCTCTCAACTCCATTTTATTTTCCAGTATTTCATTAATTTTGGGTATCATAGTCAAGCTGCATGATTTACTTGGAATAAAATGGGGAGACTTCAATTGTTTAGCTTCAAGAAGCCAGGAAGGAGCTTCCCAAGAGGAGTCCACAATAAAGCTAACATGTCGAATTAGTTTATGATCAACTTCCTCAGTAGGGCTATACAGTAAACGAATATCATCTCTTACAAGATGTTGATATTTCATCACCTCATGCATTAAAACCCCAGCCTTGTAGTACACTGTGACACTTGTTTTACTGCTCCTGCTGATATCTTCAACAAAATTTCCCCACCTAAGAAGTGTCTGAAAATACTCCTCAAAAAAACCACCGCTAAATTTTTTCTGTGCTTTCCATAATAGTTGCAGTTCTACCTCGTCATTTAAATCGTGGTGAAGTAGCAATTCACGATTTTCGAATTGCAGTCAAGTTGCCTTTTACGATAATTGAAATCACAGTCAAATAGCGATTTACATTCAATGAGCTGTTTTCGTATGAGGTGAACTATAAAGCTAATAGAATCAAAAGGATTTTCTACACTCGGGAGCAAGATAAAATTGAGATACTGCCACTTTTCTGGGGTAGTATTTGAAGAAAGGATAAAAGCTATGGTTCGTATAGCATGTAGATTATCAGTACAATTGTCAAAAATCTTAAGACCAAGGTCTTTCAAATAAAAGTTTTCTTCTGTTCCTTTGAATGCTATGCTCTTAAACGTAGCTAGGCAGTTATCCCGGCTAGGTGGAAGTAATAGAAATGGTGCGCATTTAGCAGTCGGCGATGAGAGGAAGAGGTCGGAGTTCAGTGATGTGCACCTAGAAGTAACGAATATTTTGCTACCAGGTTTACACCGaatgaaaatcaacaaaaattcaaataaatcaaaaacattTGGAAGGATTCTTTTCTTGGAAATCATCCAAAACAATCAACCATTTTTTTGTTTCGCACTCAAATGTACTATGAGTcctaaaatactcatttttaaCTTCACGAAGTAAATCATAAGTATCATGGATGATACGAGAGGCGTCAATCCAAATTTGATTATCAAAATTGTTAGTAATTCTAACGTCATGATAGACAAGCAATGCAAGGGAAGTTTTACCGGAGCCAGTATTTCCAATAATCGGAACAACTGACGCAGTAGCAGGATCATGGTTGGCGTCGACTTGTAGCAACATATGAACAATCTCCTCTCTTTCAGTGGTTTTGTCAATGATAAATTGTTGGATTTGAACTGAATCGCGTGCATCACGTTCAGGATCTGAAAATCGAGGTAAGTCCTTGAGCACATCCTTAGCCAACTTAAGCAATTCATCATTATTTAGTAGACTCCTTCGGTCCTTCCTATCAACAAAGACAAATGAACATTATAAAGAAATCAATATCCAATGGAGTATTATAATTTATCCAACACCATTTACATGAAGATGAGATAACTTACTGTTTTCTATTTGATGGCGGAGATATTGGAAAGTAGTTTATGCAGTCACATTATTAGGCAGTTATCTTTTGTTGAGCAGTTATTATTTTGCCagttaatttttatgtatatatattaaacatacATTCcctgtaataataataagaaaaagaacTGTAATTTTCAGAAACAAAAACTTCATTATCATCGAAtattcatggtatcagagtctTAGGGTTTAGATCCGGAAAGGCCTCATCATCTACCGTTTCTTACCTGCAAATGGCTGATTTTCCAGAAGAACAAACACACAATAACCCAATGTCCTTGAAACAATTGGAACAGATGTTCCAGATGTTTCAAAAACTTAACAAAGCACATAACCAAATAGAAAATCAAACCTCTgtcaaaatttcagaaaaacttACATATCACAATTACACTAAATGGTGCAAATTGATGCACGTGGTCATTGGAGGTCGAGGGCGGCTCAGCCACATCACTGCCGCCCCTCCACCCCCATCAGATCCCAATTACGCTCAATGGGAACAAAGAGACGCCATGGTCATATCATGGATAATTGAGAATATAGATGGAGAGATTGTCAATCAGTTCCTAGATTATACGACAGCACAAAGTCTATGGCTAGGAATCGAAAGCCTCTTGGGATATGGAAGGGATGAACTTCAAATTTTTGATCTCAGTTCCAAGGCAGCGACAATGAAACAAGGCAATGACGCTATTGAAACTTACTATGGTAAACTAAACATGCTGTGGAAAGAGATTGACCGGAGAATGCCAAATCCGATGAAATGCTCACAAGACATAACCGAGTTTAATAGATACATACAGAGACAATGGCTTTACCAATTCCTTACTGGAATTCATGATAATCTTGACAAAGAAAGGAGAGAAATCCTCAACAGTGACCCCTTACCGACGGTGGAGATAGCCTACGCTACAATTAGACGAGAAATAGCACGCCGGCGGATTATGAATGGCGTCTTATCACTGGGAACAAATCCCTCAGAGATTGGATCGGGCTTGGCCACAAGAAACAAATCCTTCCAGAAAAGCCGAGAAGAAGATGACCGGAGTAAACTCCGATGTACTCATTGTGGTGGTTCATGGCATGCTAGGGAAGGATGCTTCAAGATTGTGGGATACCCTGAGTGGTGGGATGATCTACAGAAACGGCGggccgccaccaaggcaccggcAAGCCGGACCAGCGGCAAGGCCCACCTAATTACTGCCGACCAAACCAACTCATCATGCAGCAAATCAGGTAAAGGGGAAGGAGAAACAGTAACCACAAGAGAGGTGGGCTACAACGGCGAAAATCAGAACGAGGAAGAGAGAGGAAGTCCAGCCGTCAGGGAGGAAGAGAGAAAGGGGGACACCAAAACCCTTACCGCCAACCCTTTTTATAACCCAGCAAACCCTATTCCCACTACAAAACCCTTCAGCCCAAATATGAAGCCCAATACCAGTTCTAGCCCACATCACCAAATCTCCACAAGTCTCCTTAGCCATAAACGTCGATCTCAATGGATATTTGACTGTGGGGCGACCGATACAATGACCTTCGATCCCAGTGATTTTCTATCCACCCATCCTACTACCTGAACACATATCCAAACGGCTAATGGGGAGTGTGTACCGGTTGCCCAAGCTGGAGCAGTCAATATTTCTCCCTTTCTTCATCTTAAAAATTGCTTGTTAATTCCCAGcttgtctcataaattattatccGTTAGTCAGTTAACCAAGGACTTAAACTGTACTGTGCTTTTAACCTCTGAAAATTGTATTGTACAGGATGCTCAAACGGGGATgatcattgggcgtggtactgaacgaAGTGGACTATACTATGTCGATGAGGTGATTCAAAATAGTGGTGCAATGCTTGCTCATGGATCTCCTGCTCACCAATTGCGGACTTGGCATCGTCGTTTAGGTCATCTAtccttaggttatctaaaacatCTTTTTCCTTCACTTCATAGTTGTACTGAATCTctagattgtgaaacttgtgtaCTGGCTAAGAGTCATAAACATTCATATTTTCCTAGTAATACTCGTGCCCTTAACCCTTTTGAGGTAGtgcattctgatgtatggggccCAGCCCCACATACTGACTCTCATGGTTTTTCATACTTTGtgttatttattgatgattgttctCGCATGTGCTGGGTGTATTTTTTAAAgcacaaatctgaggtttttgatgtctttg belongs to Amaranthus tricolor cultivar Red isolate AtriRed21 chromosome 17, ASM2621246v1, whole genome shotgun sequence and includes:
- the LOC130804143 gene encoding uncharacterized protein LOC130804143; this translates as MVVNLLRDDYCLLDKPANEVVGNRVQHVSFMVDASWEAPSWLQGANQLKTLLFLPRRSHGSISIPNFNVILANMKALQVLDLAVVDCRNCHDSLREMKQLRYLRLGKSFDSLPACITNLKFLRTLDLTHTSIRV
- the LOC130803720 gene encoding disease resistance protein RGA2-like, with product MCFVKFLKHLEHLFQLFQGHWVIVCLFFWKISHLQGMKDRRSLLNNDELLKLAKDVLKDLPRFSDPERDARDSVQIQQFIIDKTTEREEIVHMLLQVDANHDPATASVVPIIGNTGSGKTSLALLVYHDVRITNNFDNQIWIDASRIIHDTYDLLREVKNEYFRTHSTFECETKKWCTSLNSDLFLSSPTAKCAPFLLLPPSRDNCLATFKSIAFKGTEENFYLKDLGLKIFDNCTDNLHAIRTIAFILSSNTTPEKWQYLNFILLPSVENPFDSISFIVHLIRKQLIECKSLFDCDFNYRKRQLDCNSKITLLRWGNFVEDISRSSKTSVTVYYKAGVLMHEVMKYQHLVRDDIRLLYSPTEEVDHKLIRHVSFIVDSSWEAPSWLLEAKQLKSPHFIPSKSCSLTMIPKINEILENKMELRALDLAIVNCRSCLNSIGKLTNLRYLRLGASSEFLPECITYIKYLHTLDLRHSGVQQLPDCFHEWSRFSLRQLYVGDRLIDLPPRKAVSENEKLLANLELNGLSLVWSSSNSKPFGKIDQKNEALEYEFLQPPPTVKNLVVQGYNKVSFPGWAMNRFSSLLSNLVSLHVKDCSSCQYLPPFSTIPNLEYLQLCGLDALEWIENCDDNIIDASSVKAFFPSLQFLELVNLPQLKDGKILTNKMSPRRFSNRFQN